The Desulfuromonas versatilis genome has a segment encoding these proteins:
- a CDS encoding SDR family oxidoreductase has product MDLNLQGKVALVAASSKGLGKAVATQLAAEGCHVMLTGRDRQALSSAAREISALAPGRVESHCADLAVAGDICHLVQVTRATLGKIDILVNNSGGPPAGEFVQLSDDQWQSAFEATLLNYIRMIRKVLPDLKQSGGRIINIASSSIRQPIPGLILSNTFRLGILGLGKTLAEELAPYNILVNTVAPGRIATDRTAELDRGRAERLGVPVEQVEAESRGRIPLGRYGTPEEFARVVAFLASEASSYVTGSALLVDGGMVRAI; this is encoded by the coding sequence ATGGACCTCAACCTGCAAGGCAAGGTCGCCCTGGTGGCGGCCTCGAGCAAGGGGCTCGGCAAAGCGGTCGCCACCCAATTGGCGGCCGAGGGGTGTCACGTCATGCTCACCGGGCGCGACCGGCAGGCCCTGAGCAGCGCCGCCCGGGAAATCTCCGCCCTCGCCCCCGGCAGGGTCGAGTCCCACTGCGCGGACCTGGCCGTCGCCGGGGATATCTGCCACCTGGTCCAGGTGACCCGGGCCACCCTGGGCAAGATCGACATTCTGGTCAACAACTCGGGCGGCCCGCCGGCGGGGGAATTCGTCCAGCTTTCCGACGATCAATGGCAGAGCGCCTTCGAGGCGACGCTGCTGAACTACATCCGCATGATCCGCAAGGTGCTCCCCGACCTCAAGCAGAGCGGCGGGCGCATCATCAATATCGCCTCCTCCTCCATCCGCCAGCCGATCCCCGGGCTGATCCTCTCCAACACCTTCCGCCTGGGGATCCTGGGGCTGGGCAAGACCCTGGCCGAGGAGCTTGCCCCCTACAACATCCTGGTCAACACCGTCGCCCCGGGGCGCATCGCCACCGACCGCACCGCCGAGCTCGACCGCGGCCGGGCCGAGCGACTCGGCGTCCCCGTCGAACAGGTCGAAGCCGAGTCGCGGGGGCGCATCCCCCTGGGGCGCTACGGCACCCCGGAGGAGTTCGCCAGGGTGGTGGCTTTTCTGGCCTCGGAGGCCAGCTCCTATGTCACCGGCAGCGCGCTGCTGGTCGACGGCGGCATGGTTCGGGCGATTTGA